GACTCCAAGTCAATCGCAACTTACATAAACACAACAGCTCACGCTCCTGTATTTTCTAAAACAAGTTCGAAATATTTAAAAAACGGTGAGGTTTTCTTTGAATATTTGATGGAAGATTTGAAAAATGCAAAGGATTATATTTTCTTGGAGTTTTTTATAATCGAAGAAGGTTATATGTTCAATAATATTCTGGAAGTTTTGGAACAAAAAGTTAAAGAAGGTGTCGATGTCAGAATTTTGTACGACGATTTCGGCTGCATGACGAAACTTTCGCGTAGATATTACAACAAGCTAGAAAAAAAAGGTATCAAAGTTCAAGTTTTCAATCCGATTCGAGTTCTACCAATGCCTCGTCACAATAACAGAGATCACAGAAAAATCATCGTTATAGATGGAAAAATAGCATACACTGGCGGGTTTAATTTGGCAGATGAATACATGAACAAAATCCAAAAATTCGGATATTGGAAGGACACAGGAATCAGAGTTACAGGTGATGGTGTGTGGTCATTTACGATAATGTTTTTGTCAATTTGGGAATTGTACGATGACAATGAGCTTGACTACGATTATTATTTCGAAAAAACTGTGCCAAATGTTTCCGAAAACGAAGGCTATTGCCAACCTTATACGGATTCTCCATTAGACGATGTTCCTGTTGGAAAGGGTGCGTACATGCAATTGGTGTCTCGTTCCAGAAAATATTTCTACATTACAACTCCGTATCTAATTCCTTCCGATGATATGATAGATTCGCTTAGAGATGCGGCTTTAAGTGGTGTCGATGTTAGAATCATAACTCCAGGAATTCCAGATAAAAAATTGGTCTACATGGTAACAAGAACTTACTACAAACCACTTTTAGAAGCGGGCGTTAGAATTTTCGAATATTCGCCAGGATTTTTGCACGCAAAAAGTTGTGTTACAGATGACCAACGTTGCGTAATCGGCTCAATCAATCTCGATTTTAGATCATTGTATCTGCATTTTGAAAACGGAGCGATGTACTACGATTCACACATTATTTCCGATTTAAAGGAAGATTTCTTGGAAATGCAATCACAATCACAAGAAATATTTTCAAGACAATTGGAAAACCAAAA
This Finegoldia magna ATCC 53516 DNA region includes the following protein-coding sequences:
- the cls gene encoding cardiolipin synthase gives rise to the protein MKKLFKFLTSRIMLLAIVFIIQISLLVYLILSFQRNFVYVYTLNIIISFAFTIMVVNTDVNPSFKLGWLIPIWIFPLFGAVFYLFFRRNRFVRAQQRRMDTISSSFNNHILSNGNVIDELEGDSKSIATYINTTAHAPVFSKTSSKYLKNGEVFFEYLMEDLKNAKDYIFLEFFIIEEGYMFNNILEVLEQKVKEGVDVRILYDDFGCMTKLSRRYYNKLEKKGIKVQVFNPIRVLPMPRHNNRDHRKIIVIDGKIAYTGGFNLADEYMNKIQKFGYWKDTGIRVTGDGVWSFTIMFLSIWELYDDNELDYDYYFEKTVPNVSENEGYCQPYTDSPLDDVPVGKGAYMQLVSRSRKYFYITTPYLIPSDDMIDSLRDAALSGVDVRIITPGIPDKKLVYMVTRTYYKPLLEAGVRIFEYSPGFLHAKSCVTDDQRCVIGSINLDFRSLYLHFENGAMYYDSHIISDLKEDFLEMQSQSQEIFSRQLENQNLSRKILSVILKVFSPMI